The following proteins come from a genomic window of Prionailurus viverrinus isolate Anna chromosome D1, UM_Priviv_1.0, whole genome shotgun sequence:
- the LOC125177063 gene encoding olfactory receptor 2D3 encodes MGEENQTSVAEFIFFGLSQDLKTEILLFTLFLIIYLLTVFGNLLIIILIFMDSRLHTPMYFFLRNLSFADLCFSTSIVPQVLVHFLVKRKTISFFGCMTQIIVFLLVGCTECALLAVMSYDRYVAVCKPLHYSTIMTHQVCLQLAIGSWASGALVSLVDTTFTFQLPYQGQNVINHYFCEPPALLKLASADTYSTEMAIFAMGVVILLAPVCLILVSYWNIISTVIQMQSGEGRLKAFSTCGSHLIVVILFYGSGIFTYMRPNSKTTKERDKMISVFYTVVTPMLNPIIYSLRNKDVKGALRKLAGRKSFFQRQ; translated from the coding sequence ATGGGCGAGGAAAACCAAACCTCTGTGGctgagtttattttctttggcCTTTCACAGGACTTGAAGACCGAAATCCTGCTATTTACTCTTTTTCTCATCATTTATCTtttgactgtatttggaaaccTGCTCATCATCATTCTCATCTTCATGGATTCTCGACTTCACACTCCCATGTACTTTTTTCTTAGAAACCTCTCTTTCGCAGATCTCTGTTTCTCTACTAGCATTGTCCCCCAAGTGTTGGTCCACTTCCTTGTAAAGaggaaaactatttctttttttggatgtATGACACAGATAATTGTCTTCCTTCTGGTTGGGTGTACAGAGTGCGCACTGCTGGCGGTGATGTCTTATGACCGGTATGTGGCTGTCTGCAAGCCCCTGCACTACTCTACTATCATGACCCACCAGGTGTGTCTCCAGTTGGCCATAGGATCCTGGGCCAGTGGGGCACTAGTGTCTCTGGTGGATACCACCTTTACTTTCCAACTACCCTATCAAGGACAGAACGTTATTAATCACTACTTTTGTGAACCTCCTGCCCTCCTGAAGCTGGCTTCAGCAGATACTTATAGCACAGAAATGGCCATCTTTGCAATGGGCGTCGTCATCCTCTTAGCTCCTGTCTGCCTGATCCTTGTCTCCTACTGGAATATTATCTCCACTGTGATCCAGATGCagtctggggaggggaggctcaAGGCTTTCTCTACCTGTGGCTCCCATCTCATTGTTGTCATCCTCTTCTATGGGTCAGGAATATTCACCTACATGCGGCCAAACTCCAAGACCACAAAAGAGCGGGATAAAATGATATCTGTGTTCTATACAGTGGTGACGCCAATGTTGAACCCCATAATTTATAGCCTGAGAAACAAGGATGTCAAAGGGGCTCTCAGGAAACTAGCTGGAAGAAAGTCCTTTTTTCAGAGGCAGTGA